One genomic window of Corticium candelabrum chromosome 21, ooCorCand1.1, whole genome shotgun sequence includes the following:
- the LOC134196418 gene encoding E3 SUMO-protein ligase ZBED1-like: MSVREVPDRNYLKEAGLLPPRQCSSEVWRYFGFRGENGKIEDPKHVVCTINKCGAVLKYCGNTTNLAAHMKSRHPLVFMKTSLSRDSNPAKQKEKRAQEDQAVSMSSTVGEKAAFVSPFQLAAKLPTSSKRASVITDAVAYFIAKDMQPVSAVECLGFRSMFKVLEPRYEIPSRKTFTQRVLPALYVKVKESVATVVSLAEWYAITTDCWTSCANNSFIGVTFHTISNDWQLQHLVLENVELPDKHTAENLAASLEDILKQWELDSTKLSGATVDNAANIQKAVADILKWKCLGCFGHTINLCVKAGLKQQQIQVALARCSRLVKFFRKSTVAANLLTKKQAALESPVHKLVKDVETRWNSTYDMVQRIIEQQGPVCATLVELKRLDLLPKEEDFTLLEQLVNVLKPFRDVTIQVQGEQYVTISIIRPLLHHLTENVLQLQETDSSVIKNMKRDMVSNLGSRYQSLSISNLLDCACFLDPRFKSLPFMSEDNRKKLHTFVLEEAIDHYESLNSDTEPAASEEKNEDQLPLPKKHKSELGQLLGDMFTNLSQAKQVTSRDKAENVLQKYLDEPCLNIDENALKWWEQNSSRFPAISKIAQRLLCIPATSTPAERLFSTAGNIISSKRANLDPHNASMLCFLAENLQ; encoded by the exons ATGAGTGTAAGGGAAGTACCAGACAGAAATTACTTGAAAGAAGCGGGTCTCCTGCCTCCTAGGCAGTGCTCTTCCGAAGTTTGGCGGTACTTTGGCTTCCGTGGTGAAAACGGGAAGATTGAGGATCCGAAACAC GTTGTATGCACCATCAACAAATGCGGCGCCGTTCTGAAGTACTGTGGTAACACCACCAACCTGGCCGCTCACATGAAATCTCGTCACCCGCTAGTGTTTATGAAAACAAGTCTCTCAAGAGACTCAAATCCCGCGAAGCAGAAGGAGAAACGTGCGCAAGAGGATCAGGCCGTCTCGATGTCATCTACTGTAGGAGAGAAAGCTGCATTCGTCAGTCCATTCCAACTCGCAGCAAAGCTACCAACATCCAGTAAGAGAGCCTCTGTGATCACTGACGCCGTTGCCTACTTCATTGCTAAAGACATGCAGCCGGTTAGTGCCGTAGAGTGCCTCGGATTTCGAAGTATGTTCAAGGTTCTTGAACCTCGCTATGAAATTCCGAGCCGAAAAACATTCACCCAAAGAGTGCTTCCCGCTCTCTATGTGAAAGTCAAGGAATCAGTTGCAACCGTGGTATCTTTGGCAGAATGGTACGCCATAACAACAGATTGTTGGACCAGTTGTGCCAACAACTCTTTTATCGGTGTCACCTTTCACACCATTAGTAATGACTGGCAGCTTCAGCACCTCGTCCTGGAGAATGTGGAGCTACCTGACAAGCACACAGCTGAGAACCTGGCTGCTAGTCTGGAGGATATTCTGAAGCAATGGGAACTTGATTCTACAAAACTTTCTGGTGCCACAGTAGACAACGCAGCCAACATACAAAAAGCAGTAGCAGATATTTTGAAATGGAAGTGCTTAGGTTGTTTTGGTCACACTATCAATCTATGTGTGAAAGCAGGGCTGAAACAGCAACAGATACAGGTGGCCCTTGCCAGATGTTCCAGGCTGGTCAAATTCTTTCGGAAATCCACAGTTGCTGCGAACCTCCTAACCAAGAAACAAGCAGCGTTGGAGTCTCCAGTGCATAAGCTGGTGAAGGATGTGGAGACACGATGGAATTCCACCTATGATATGGTTCAAAGGATCATAGAACAACAAGGTCCTGTGTGTGCAACACTGGTAGAGCTAAAACGATTAGACCTGTTGCCCAAGGAAGAAGACTTCACCCTGCTGGAGCAGTTGGTAAATGTCCTGAAGCCATTTAGAGATGTGACCATTCAAGTTCAAGGAGAACAGTATGTCACTATATCAATAATTAGACCACTCCTTCATCACCTCACTGAGAATGTGCTGCAACTACAGGAAACTGACTCCTCCGTAATCAAGAACATGAAGAGGGATATGGTCAGCAACCTTGGTTCTCGATACCAATCACTTTCAATTTCAAACCTGCTTGACTGTGCATGCTTTCTTGACCCAAGATTCAAGAGCCTGCCTTTCATGAGTGAGGACAATCGGAAAAAGCTTCACACATTTGTTTTGGAGGAGGCAATCGACCACTATGAGTCTCTAAATTCAGACACAGAACCAGCAGCTTCTGAAGAAAAGAATGAAGACCAGCTTCCACTGCCAAAAAAGCACAAGAGTGAATTAGGCCAGCTTCTTGGTGACATGTTTACCAATCTGAGTCAAGCGAAACAAGTGACCTCCAGGGACAAAGCAGAAAACGTCTTGCAGAAGTATCTTGATGAGCCATGCTTGAACATTGATGAGAATGCTTTGAAGTGGTGGGAGCAAAACAGTTCTCGGTTTCCTGCCATTTCCAAAATTGCCCAAAGACTACTCTGTATACCAGCCACAAGTACTCCTGCAGAAAGGCTCTTTTCAACAGCTGGGAACATTATCAGCTCAAAACGAGCGAACCTGGATCCCCATAATGCATCGATGTTGTGTTTCCTTGCAGAAAACTTGCAGTAG